In a single window of the Bufo bufo chromosome 5, aBufBuf1.1, whole genome shotgun sequence genome:
- the LOC121000863 gene encoding zinc finger protein 84-like produces MSHQIIHTVEKPYSCSECGKRFGLKSVLFQHEKHHARKTLYPCSDCGKCFTHKSELERHQRVHTGEKPYSCSDCGKCFTQKSSLVVHQRIHTGEKPYSCLDCGKCFTCQSDCVKHQRIHTEEKPFPCLECGKYFSHKSKLVKHQRIHTGEKLYSCSECEKYFTTKSSRLLHQRLHTGEKPYSCSECSKCFSQKSNLIKHHRSHTGEKSFSCSECGKCFTQKSSLAIHQKIHTGEKQYFCSECEECFARKSTLLLHQRRHTGEKPYSCSECGKWFTQKSNLIKHQRIHTGEKPYSCSDCGKCFTQKSHLESHQRIHTGEKPYSCSECEKCFTKKSSFERHQQICTKEKPYSC; encoded by the exons ATGAGCCATCAAATTATTCACACAGTGGAAaagccatattcgtgttcagaatgtgggaagcgtTTTGGTTTGAAATCAGTTCTTTTTCAACATGAAAAACATCATGCAAGGAAGACTCTGTATCCATGTTCAgactgtgggaaatgttttactcacaAATCAGAACTTGAGAGGCATCAGAGAGTTCACacgggagagaagccgtattcatgttctgactgtgggaaatgttttactcagaaatctTCTCTTGTTgtccatcagagaattcacacaggggagaaaccgtattcatgtttggattgtgggaaatgttttacttgtCAATCAGAttgtgttaaacatcagagaattcacacagaggagaagccatttccatgtctTGAGTGTGGGAAATACTTTAGCCATAAATCAAAACTTgtcaaacatcagagaattcacacaggggagaagctatattcatgttcagaatgtgagaaatattTTACTACAAAATCGTCTCGTCTTTTACATCAAAgacttcacacaggggagaagccgtattcatgttcagaatgtagcaAATGTTTTTCTCAGAAATCAAATCTTATCAAACATCACAGaagtcatacaggagagaagtcattttcatgttcagaatgtggtaaatgttttactcagaaatcaaGTCTTGCTATACATCAAAAAATTCACACAGGTGAGAAGCAATATTTTTGTTCAGAATGTGAAGAATGTTTTGCTAGAAAATCAACTCTTCTTTTACATCAAAgacgtcacacaggggagaagccgtattcatgttcggaatgtgggaaatggttcactcagaaatcaaatcttattaaacatcagagaattcacacag gggagaagccgtattcgtgttcagactgtgggaaatgttttactcagaaatcacATCTTGAGAGCCATCAAAgaattcatacaggagagaagccatattcatgttcagaatgtgagaaatgttttactaaGAAATCAAGTTTTGAGAGACATCAGCAAATTTGCACAaaggagaagccgtattcatgttag